The DNA region CAAATGTGATTTTATACATCGTGGTAGCCTCCTTTATGTAATCACTGTGCTGATGTTTTTTATTAGATTTGTTATTATGAGTTTAAGGAGCGTGGTTATCATGATTGAAAATAGGCTAAGTGAAATAATGGGCAGAAAAAGGCTTAAAATATCTGAAGTATTGGAAGGAACCGGCTTGGCCAGGAATACAGTGGCCGACCTTTACCACGGAAGAGCAAAAGGCGTACAATTTGAAACACTGGATAAGCTCTGCACCTATCTTGATATCGAAGTAGGAGAGCTACTCACGCACGAAAAAAGCACCGAGGAATAATCTGCAGCATGGAGGAACTATGCTAAAATACGACGCAATCACAATCGGCAAGAGCGTAACAGCACACCGCGAACATCTTGGTATGAGCATAAAAACTCTGGCGCGGAAGACAGGTATATCCGTGATACGCATCAAGAAAATAGAGGCGGGGGAGAGACGACCGCATATAGCTTCATTAGCGTGGATTGCCTGGGTACTAGGTATGACTATAGATGATTTGGTGACGGCTGAAATAGCCCACGAAAAAAGCACCGAAAACTAATCCGGTGCCTGTCACATCTATGGCGATAGGGACATATAGTGTAGTGGGTCGAAATTTTTTCTCAGGAGCAGAAACCCGGTGCAAAGTTATTGTGCTGGGGTTCTGCTTTTTATGGTTGTCACACTTGGCTAAATGGGGGCATATACTTATAGTGGGTGTGCGGTACTGTCAAATTGATCGGCTCCTTTTAATATAAAGCAAGAGTCCCTGGTGGTCGAACGGGGGTTCTTGCTTTTCTCGGGAGTGTTTGTCACACTTGGCTATCTAAGAGCATATAGTATAGTGTATCAATGACCTTGATATCCCTT from Desulfitobacterium chlororespirans DSM 11544 includes:
- a CDS encoding helix-turn-helix domain-containing protein: MIENRLSEIMGRKRLKISEVLEGTGLARNTVADLYHGRAKGVQFETLDKLCTYLDIEVGELLTHEKSTEE
- a CDS encoding helix-turn-helix domain-containing protein, which codes for MLKYDAITIGKSVTAHREHLGMSIKTLARKTGISVIRIKKIEAGERRPHIASLAWIAWVLGMTIDDLVTAEIAHEKSTEN